Proteins from one Juglans microcarpa x Juglans regia isolate MS1-56 chromosome 1S, Jm3101_v1.0, whole genome shotgun sequence genomic window:
- the LOC121245811 gene encoding voltage-gated hydrogen channel 1 has protein sequence MKNSTSINVSSQIHQPLPPATNSFSIESLDSSVQNFLRSWYRRKTWRFSFNSPREDLINRAPWRTKLANFLESNSVHVIAILLLLLDLIITVLELSSSLPKCAPKTNKAEEVWYHWAGIAILSVLSARAVALALGLGSSFFRRTGNVVDGAVVIGALVLEVFMARRGGGLLVVVSLWRVVRVLESAFELSDEAIEALVAGIVCQFEALREENRRLLEAVAERDKMIEKLRDELDQCRHACIKVFS, from the coding sequence atgaaaaattctacatcCATCAACGTTTCTTCTCAAATCCATCAACCGCTACCTCCGGCCACCAACTCATTTTCCATAGAATCCCTTGACTCCTCGGTGCAGAATTTCTTAAGAAGCTGGTACAGACGGAAAACATGGCGATTCTCCTTCAACTCCCCCCGGGAAGATTTGATCAACAGAGCACCATGGAGAACCAAGTTGGCGAATTTTCTCGAATCCAACTCGGTTCATGTTATTGCCATTTTGCTGCTTCTTCTGGACCTTATCATCACTGTCCTCGAACTCTCCTCCTCTTTACCTAAATGCGCTCCAAAAACGAACAAGGCAGAGGAAGTTTGGTACCATTGGGCAGGGATTGCAATCTTGAGCGTGCTCTCTGCAAGGGCGGTAGCTTTAGCCTTGGGACTAGGCAGTTCATTCTTCAGGCGAACGGGTAACGTGGTGGACGGTGCAGTTGTTATAGGGGCACTGGTTTTGGAAGTGTTCATGGCGAGGAGAGGAGGTGGCTTGCTCGTTGTGGTGAGCCTTTGGCGTGTTGTAAGGGTTCTGGAGAGCGCTTTCGAGTTGAGCGACGAGGCCATAGAGGCACTGGTTGCAGGGATAGTGTGCCAGTTTGAGGCGCTACGGGAAGAGAACAGGAGACTCTTGGAGGCTGTTGCTGAGAGAGATAAAATGATAGAGAAGCTCCGGGACGAACTGGATCAATGTAGACATGCTTGCATTAAAGTTTTCTCCTGA